From the Pedobacter cryoconitis genome, one window contains:
- a CDS encoding lysophospholipid acyltransferase family protein — MLKKAASYLAIFFIYLLSLLPLPVLYAISDFVYLLIYYVLGYRKAVVRLNLKNTFPEKDEKELLAIEKEFYKYLSGLIFEIIKMATISEGQLRRRFKFKNIELINAYFERGESVLACSGHYGNWEWGALSIGLVLKCDTYAIYKPLSNKVFDDFFQRIRTRFGNKVVPMRQTLRVLTETKGRPTMFLFGNDQAPPKSESHYWTTFLNQQTSVQQGMEKIAIKTNRPVFYIQLTKVKRGYYEVECMPICPDPAGTPINEITQKHTHLLEKLIEDEPAYWLWSHKRWKHQPD, encoded by the coding sequence ATGTTAAAAAAGGCCGCTTCTTACCTAGCAATATTTTTTATTTATCTGCTTTCATTATTGCCATTACCAGTGCTATATGCAATTTCTGATTTTGTATATTTACTGATTTACTATGTTTTAGGATATCGCAAAGCTGTAGTCAGATTAAATCTTAAAAATACTTTCCCTGAAAAGGACGAAAAAGAACTTCTGGCTATAGAAAAGGAATTCTACAAATATCTTTCAGGGCTTATTTTTGAAATTATTAAAATGGCAACCATCTCTGAAGGTCAATTGCGCAGACGTTTTAAATTCAAGAATATTGAACTCATTAATGCCTATTTTGAACGTGGCGAAAGTGTTCTGGCCTGTTCTGGTCATTATGGTAATTGGGAATGGGGAGCGTTGTCTATCGGACTTGTTTTGAAATGCGATACTTATGCCATTTATAAACCTCTTTCCAACAAGGTCTTTGATGATTTTTTTCAAAGAATAAGAACCAGGTTTGGAAATAAAGTTGTACCCATGCGTCAAACTTTAAGGGTGTTAACAGAAACTAAAGGAAGGCCAACTATGTTTTTATTTGGCAACGACCAGGCGCCCCCAAAAAGTGAATCTCATTACTGGACTACCTTTCTGAATCAGCAGACTTCAGTTCAACAGGGAATGGAGAAAATAGCTATAAAAACAAACAGACCAGTATTTTATATTCAGCTTACCAAAGTGAAAAGAGGATATTATGAGGTAGAATGTATGCCTATATGCCCTGACCCTGCTGGAACGCCAATCAATGAAATAACCCAGAAGCATACCCACCTGTTAGAAAAACTAATTGAAGACGAGCCTGCTTACTGGTTATGGAGTCATAAAAGATGGAAACATCAGCCTGATTAA
- a CDS encoding malate:quinone oxidoreductase: MTSKSTNSDKAVDVVLIGAGIMSATLGVLLKELSPDLTIQIFERLDVAAAESSDAWNNAGTGHSAFCELNYTPQLADGTVETDKAVAIAESFEVSKQFWSFLVQNKLVNSPETFIKSIPHMSFVWGADNVAFLNKRFNNLQECELFKEMTYSENPEQLAQWMPLVMEGRNPEEKVAATRMMLGTDVNFGALTRMMLTTLQSKPNVAMDFNQEVRKLKQKDGLWEVKVKDEETGKRKTVKAKFVFIGAGGGSLPLLEKSDIPEGKGFGGFPVSGQWLKCVNPAVIEHHHAKVYGKASVGAPPMSVPHLDTRMIDGKKALLFGPYAGFSTRFLKNGSLLDLPLSIKANNIRPMIAAGLDNLPLTKYLIDQVRQSPEDRMEALREYLPAAEMKDWELETAGQRVQVIKKDEKHGGILEFGTEVVAAGDGSIAALLGASPGASTAVSIMISLMKRCFKEEMESEEWKTKLKQMIPSYGKTLSDDPQLCRNIRAQTTHALNLQLTD, translated from the coding sequence ATGACCAGTAAAAGTACTAATTCAGATAAAGCAGTTGATGTCGTGTTAATTGGCGCCGGTATTATGAGCGCAACACTTGGTGTACTACTCAAAGAACTCTCACCGGATTTAACTATACAAATTTTTGAACGGCTTGATGTCGCGGCAGCAGAAAGTTCTGATGCCTGGAATAACGCAGGAACGGGGCATTCGGCCTTTTGTGAATTAAATTACACCCCTCAATTAGCAGATGGTACAGTAGAAACAGATAAGGCTGTAGCGATTGCTGAATCCTTTGAAGTATCGAAACAATTCTGGTCATTTCTGGTACAGAATAAACTGGTTAACTCTCCTGAGACTTTTATTAAAAGTATTCCACACATGAGTTTTGTGTGGGGAGCAGATAATGTTGCCTTTTTGAATAAACGATTTAACAATTTACAGGAGTGTGAATTGTTCAAAGAGATGACTTATTCTGAAAATCCTGAACAACTGGCGCAATGGATGCCTCTGGTAATGGAAGGAAGGAATCCTGAGGAAAAAGTAGCAGCAACAAGGATGATGCTGGGTACAGATGTAAATTTTGGTGCTTTAACCAGGATGATGCTGACTACTTTGCAAAGCAAGCCTAATGTGGCCATGGATTTCAATCAGGAAGTACGTAAACTGAAACAAAAAGATGGTTTATGGGAAGTTAAAGTTAAGGATGAAGAAACTGGCAAAAGAAAAACAGTAAAAGCTAAATTTGTTTTTATTGGTGCTGGTGGTGGTTCTCTTCCTTTATTAGAAAAATCTGATATTCCTGAAGGAAAAGGTTTTGGTGGTTTCCCGGTTAGCGGGCAATGGTTAAAATGTGTGAATCCAGCTGTAATTGAACATCATCATGCTAAAGTATATGGCAAGGCATCAGTTGGTGCTCCGCCAATGTCTGTTCCTCACCTGGATACCAGGATGATTGATGGCAAAAAGGCTTTACTTTTTGGTCCCTATGCAGGATTCTCTACACGTTTTTTAAAAAACGGGTCCTTACTGGATCTTCCGCTGTCTATTAAAGCAAATAATATCCGTCCGATGATCGCAGCAGGTCTTGATAACCTGCCATTGACAAAATATCTTATAGATCAGGTCAGACAATCCCCTGAAGATCGCATGGAGGCACTGAGAGAATATCTTCCGGCTGCTGAAATGAAAGACTGGGAGTTAGAAACCGCAGGTCAGCGTGTACAAGTTATCAAAAAAGATGAAAAACACGGTGGTATCCTTGAATTTGGTACTGAAGTGGTTGCTGCCGGAGACGGCTCTATTGCCGCTTTATTAGGTGCTTCACCGGGTGCTTCAACCGCAGTATCTATTATGATCAGCTTAATGAAACGTTGTTTTAAAGAAGAGATGGAAAGTGAAGAATGGAAGACTAAGCTAAAACAAATGATTCCTTCTTATGGCAAGACTTTAAGCGATGATCCACAGCTTTGCAGGAATATTCGTGCACAGACTACACACGCACTTAATCTTCAGCTTACTGATTAA
- a CDS encoding Lrp/AsnC family transcriptional regulator, which yields MEKKLDTIDISILKLLQEDNSRPHKQIAGIINISTTTICDRIKRLKTRGYIVTSVAVLSRRKLNQEVLAFIHLKLSHCSDEIINTFKEEVSRIKEVCECCTITGEYNIKLKIVTTDNTSFSGIQRNIANIKNVQALESYLVLDNIITDTGFNF from the coding sequence ATGGAGAAGAAGCTTGACACGATAGATATTTCTATTCTTAAACTTTTACAGGAGGATAATTCACGTCCGCACAAACAAATTGCTGGAATTATAAATATATCAACTACTACTATTTGTGATCGTATAAAGAGATTAAAGACAAGAGGTTATATTGTAACTTCAGTAGCGGTACTGAGCCGCAGGAAATTAAACCAGGAGGTTCTGGCTTTTATTCATCTCAAGCTGAGTCACTGTTCTGATGAAATCATTAATACATTTAAAGAAGAGGTTTCCCGGATCAAAGAAGTCTGTGAGTGCTGTACAATTACTGGTGAGTATAATATTAAGCTGAAGATTGTGACTACCGATAATACTTCCTTTTCAGGCATACAAAGAAACATAGCCAACATCAAAAATGTACAGGCGCTTGAAAGTTATCTGGTCCTCGATAATATCATTACTGATACCGGATTCAATTTTTAA
- a CDS encoding glutamate-5-semialdehyde dehydrogenase, whose product MEYQLYFENALNASRTLCRLDQLAVNEILKDLANHVKLFAEDILFANDLDLKRMSAEDPKYDRLKLTRERLNDITQEILNVAQLESPLAEVMEANTLPNGLHLSKIRVPLGVIGVIYEARPNVTLDVFSLCFKTGNVAVLKGGSDAEFSNQALIKIIHQVLLKHSVDIHVAVLLPSEREATAALLNATGFVDVLIPRGSQALINYVREHSNVPVIETGAGIVHTYFDLSGDKEKGKAIIFNAKTRRVSVCNALDCLLIHTERLDDLYTLIAPLAAKSVQIYADPEAFEALEDLYPESLLYHSSPEDFGTEFLDYKMAIKTVASLEDALSHIALYSSKHSEAIIAEDENQLLTFLNVVDAAAVYANASTAFTDGGQFGLGAEIGISTQKLHARGPMGLKELTSYKWVVRGNGQIR is encoded by the coding sequence ATGGAATATCAGTTATATTTTGAAAACGCTTTAAACGCGAGCCGTACCTTATGCCGTTTAGATCAGCTGGCAGTTAATGAAATTCTGAAAGATCTCGCTAATCATGTGAAACTGTTTGCAGAAGATATATTATTTGCGAATGATCTGGATTTAAAACGGATGTCTGCTGAAGACCCTAAATATGACCGGTTAAAATTAACCAGAGAACGGCTGAATGATATCACACAGGAAATATTAAATGTAGCTCAACTGGAAAGTCCGCTTGCTGAAGTCATGGAGGCGAATACACTTCCAAATGGTTTACATTTATCCAAGATCAGGGTTCCCCTGGGCGTGATAGGAGTTATTTATGAAGCAAGACCTAATGTGACTTTAGATGTTTTTTCACTCTGCTTCAAAACAGGAAATGTAGCCGTATTAAAAGGAGGAAGTGATGCTGAATTTTCTAACCAGGCACTAATTAAAATCATTCATCAGGTTCTGCTTAAGCATAGCGTAGATATTCATGTCGCTGTATTATTACCTTCAGAAAGAGAAGCAACTGCGGCACTTTTAAATGCAACAGGTTTTGTGGATGTTTTGATCCCAAGGGGCAGTCAGGCATTAATAAATTATGTACGTGAACACAGCAATGTCCCTGTAATTGAGACAGGAGCGGGGATAGTCCATACTTATTTTGATTTATCGGGCGATAAAGAAAAAGGCAAGGCAATTATTTTTAATGCTAAAACCAGGAGAGTAAGTGTTTGTAATGCGCTGGACTGCCTGTTAATTCATACAGAACGTTTAGATGATCTTTATACTTTAATAGCACCACTGGCAGCAAAATCTGTTCAAATTTATGCAGATCCTGAAGCCTTTGAAGCTCTGGAAGACCTGTATCCTGAGAGTTTATTATATCACTCCAGTCCTGAAGATTTTGGAACGGAGTTTCTGGATTACAAAATGGCTATTAAAACAGTAGCAAGTCTGGAAGATGCTTTATCGCACATCGCCCTTTATAGTTCTAAACATAGTGAAGCTATAATTGCGGAGGATGAAAATCAACTGCTTACATTTTTGAATGTAGTAGATGCTGCTGCTGTTTACGCGAATGCCTCAACTGCCTTTACTGACGGCGGACAGTTTGGCCTTGGCGCTGAAATTGGGATCAGTACTCAAAAACTTCATGCAAGAGGACCAATGGGACTTAAAGAATTAACAAGTTACAAATGGGTAGTCAGAGGTAATGGGCAGATTCGTTAA
- the proB gene encoding glutamate 5-kinase, translating into MAVAYKRIVVKIGSNVLTQPDGLPDHARIEHLVAQIVSLKKAGIAVVVISSGAVAAGRSMIRISEKQDAVAARQLLASIGQIKLINTYLSLFEKQQMLCSQVLVTKEDFRDRKHYLNIKNCLSILLKHQVIPVINENDVVSVTELMFTDNDELAGLVASMLEADALIILSNVDGIYNGDPKAPASSVIREIRKDDHIGSFINTTKSGLGRGGMVTKLGMAQKVAKLGIPVYIANGTRNNILTDLIAQKAEHTYFVPEKNTSGKKKWIAHSEHSATGSVQLNKGAEEALISGQARSLLPVGITAILSPFQKGDIIRLLDEDGNLIGLGIADYGSDKAKERIGQKGHKSLVHYNYFYAVS; encoded by the coding sequence ATGGCTGTTGCCTATAAAAGAATCGTTGTTAAAATCGGTTCAAATGTCCTCACGCAACCTGATGGACTGCCTGATCATGCCCGCATTGAACACCTTGTTGCTCAAATCGTCAGCCTTAAAAAGGCTGGTATTGCAGTAGTTGTCATTTCTTCTGGTGCTGTTGCCGCTGGCAGAAGTATGATCAGGATATCTGAAAAACAAGATGCTGTTGCAGCAAGACAACTCTTAGCATCTATCGGACAAATTAAACTGATTAATACTTACCTGTCCCTGTTTGAGAAACAGCAGATGCTTTGTTCGCAGGTACTGGTCACCAAAGAGGATTTTCGTGACCGCAAGCATTATTTAAATATTAAAAATTGTTTGTCCATTTTATTGAAACATCAGGTTATTCCTGTGATCAATGAAAATGATGTTGTATCTGTTACGGAACTAATGTTTACAGATAACGATGAACTGGCAGGGCTGGTGGCTTCTATGCTGGAAGCAGATGCTTTGATTATCCTTTCTAATGTAGATGGTATTTACAATGGCGATCCAAAAGCTCCGGCTTCCAGTGTGATCAGAGAAATCAGAAAGGATGATCATATTGGTTCATTCATCAATACGACAAAATCTGGCTTAGGCAGAGGTGGGATGGTCACTAAATTGGGAATGGCACAAAAAGTTGCAAAACTGGGTATCCCGGTTTATATTGCCAATGGCACCCGAAACAATATTCTAACTGATTTAATAGCTCAAAAAGCAGAACATACCTATTTTGTACCGGAAAAGAATACCTCAGGGAAGAAAAAATGGATTGCACATTCTGAGCATTCTGCCACAGGAAGTGTTCAACTGAATAAAGGAGCTGAAGAAGCGCTGATTTCTGGTCAGGCACGCAGCTTATTACCAGTTGGTATCACGGCAATACTCTCTCCATTTCAAAAGGGAGATATTATCAGGCTGCTTGATGAAGACGGAAACCTGATAGGTTTGGGAATAGCGGATTACGGTTCAGATAAAGCAAAAGAAAGAATAGGACAAAAGGGACATAAATCTTTAGTTCATTATAATTATTTTTATGCTGTAAGCTAA